In the uncultured Methanobacterium sp. genome, one interval contains:
- a CDS encoding DUF63 family protein, whose amino-acid sequence MVLDQVIQYIQENFVYLHPGYTTFNTIVFGIVLGIIILLIIKMFRWIDKDPKDLFIPLIPFIFFGSSARALVDNGLYPLTYILVTPGIYILTGLTAIFTLLASVLIERKVGWNYRYIIFAVGAAMCVPNIYYTQNINPVVVFQVIGSWALVSAPFVLLGFKWSLLKDKFNLGVLLAHLLDASSTFIAVDYYGYGEQHVLPNALTQMADSAIVMFPLKIAVILPALYIIDTYVEDKTIRNMLKLAIFILGLAPGIRNFLSLAMGT is encoded by the coding sequence ATGGTTCTTGATCAAGTCATACAGTACATCCAGGAGAACTTTGTATACCTGCACCCGGGTTACACCACTTTCAATACCATTGTTTTCGGTATAGTTCTTGGTATAATAATTCTCCTAATTATTAAAATGTTCAGATGGATTGATAAGGACCCAAAGGACCTTTTTATTCCGTTGATTCCATTCATATTCTTTGGATCAAGTGCTCGGGCCCTGGTGGACAACGGCCTATATCCTTTAACTTACATCCTGGTAACTCCAGGCATATACATATTAACCGGGTTAACTGCCATATTCACTCTTTTAGCATCAGTTTTAATTGAACGCAAGGTTGGGTGGAATTATCGCTACATCATATTTGCTGTGGGCGCAGCAATGTGTGTTCCAAACATATATTACACTCAAAATATCAATCCAGTGGTAGTATTCCAGGTAATTGGATCATGGGCTTTAGTTTCTGCACCATTCGTACTGCTTGGATTTAAATGGAGTCTTTTAAAGGACAAGTTTAACCTGGGTGTTCTTTTAGCTCACCTTCTGGATGCCAGTTCCACCTTTATAGCAGTGGATTACTATGGTTATGGTGAGCAGCACGTCCTGCCCAATGCCCTCACCCAGATGGCGGACAGTGCCATTGTAATGTTCCCCCTTAAAATAGCAGTTATACTACCTGCCCTCTACATAATCGATACTTATGTTGAGGATAAGACCATCAGGAACATGTTAAAACTGGCTATATTTATTCTGGGATTGGCACCGGGCATCAGGAATTTCCTGAGCCTGGCAATGGGAACATGA